AAACCGACGTCGTCTCGTTCCGCCAGCGAGAGCGCGACGGCGAGACTCGCCAGGAGTTCGCCGCCCGCCTCGAGGCGGAGCTCACCGAGCGACAGCTCGCTGCGTTACAGCGGGCGTATCTCGGAGGCTACTTCGAGTGGCCCCGGCCGACGACGGGCGAGGAACTGGCCCAGTCGATGGGCGTCTCCCGGCCGACGTTCCACGAGCACCTGCGAACCGCCGAGGCGAAACTCTGTGGAGCGTTTTTCGACGGCGAGCACGGCGACGAGTGAGAACTATAGTAACCGTTGAACGTCAGTGCACCCCCGGTCACGACCGTTGGCGGGCAGCCTCGCCAACGAGGCCGAGGCTGCCCGCTCGGCTGTGACCGGGGGAAACTCGGTTCAACGAGTACTATACCAGCCCGGCCGATAGACGCCCCGCTGACGGAACCGACGCGGCTCCGCTCCGGTGAAACGCGGCTTACCGAACTGTAGCAAGCGCTTAGGGCGCCGAACGGTGCTGGACGGTCACCCGTGTTTATGTGCGATCTGGTGGTACGCCGGCTCATGTTCGCGACCGCAGCCCCGCTTCAGCTCGCCGACGGCGGCTTCCTGTACTGGGCGATCGTCTTCTTCGTGCTCGCGATCGTCGCGGCCGCGGTCGGCGCGCGCGGCGTCGCGGGAATCTCGATGGAGGTCGCACGCATCTTCGTGCTCGTCTTTCTGATCCTGGCGATCGTCTCGCTGCTACTGTAGCGGCCCGGTGAGGGAGCTTCCGGTTACGCTTTCGCAGGTATTGCCACGAGCGAGCGCCGGTTCGATCGCCGAAGAGCGCTCGGGAACTCACCCTTCGGGATGAAATTCACCGGTGGCGTCGGTAACCTGGTTCGGTTACGTACGGGTGGCAACGACTAACAGGCTGGGCGTGCAATATAACGTACTGCACTTACCATGACAGAACTTGGCGGTTTCCAAGACAGAGTCGCCCGCGTCGACCTGAGCGACGGATCGGTCGCCTACGAGTCGATCGACGACGACGACGCGAAAAAATACATCGGTGCGCGCGGACTGGGCGTAAAGTACGTCTTCGAGCAGGGGCCGGACGTCGACCCGCTCGGACCCGACAACCTGCTCGCGTTCATGAACGGTCCGCTCTCGGGGACACAGGTGACGATGAGCGGGCGCATCGCAGTCTGCACCAAATCGCCGCTCACCGGCACCGTCACCGACAGCCACCAGGGTGGCTGGTCCGGCGCCCGACTGAAGTGGGCCGGCTTCGACGGCCTGCTGTTCGAGGGGCAGGCCGACGACCCCGTCTACGCCTACGTCGAGGACGGCGAGGTGGAGCTGCGAGACGCCTCCCACCTCTGGGGCAAGGGCTTCCACGAGGCCCGTGACACGCTCGAGGAGGAAGTCGACGGCGCCTACGGCAAGAACCTCTCGATCATGGGGATCGGCCCCGGCGGCGAGAACGAGGTTCGCTACGCCAGCATCATCAACGAGGACGACCGCGCCTCGGGCCGTGGCGGGACGGGCGGCGTGATGGGCTCGAAAGGGCTCAAGGCCGTCGTCGTCAAGTCCTCGACGAGGATGCCCCAGCCCGCGGACAAGGAGACGTTCATGGAGGGCCACCAGGCGGCGATGCAGGCCATCCAGGAGTCAGACGTCACCGCGCCGAACGAGGGCGGCCTCTCGGTGTACGGGACGAACGTCCTGATGAACATCACCGAGGAGATGGACGGCCTCCCGACGGGCAACGCCCGCTACACGAGTACGCGGAGTGCGAGCGAAGACAGGGGGATCGACTTCGACGCCGAACGCGTCTCCGGGGAGAACGTCCGCGAGAACATCTTAGTCGACGAACCGACCTGTCACTCCTGTCCCGTGGCGTGTAAGAAGGAAGTCGAGGTCACCTACCGTCACAAGGGCGAGGACATGAACGTCCGGATGGAGAGCTTCGAGTACGAACCCGCGTTCTCGCTCGGGCCGAACTCCATGAACGACGACCGCGACTCGATCGCCGTGATGATCGACCTCTGTAACGACCTCTCGATCGACGCCATCGAGACGGGCAACATGCTCGCGATGGCGATGGAGATGGCAGAAGACGGCAAACTCGAGGAGGGAATCGACTGGGGCGACACCGAGGAGATGATCGAGATGATCAAACGAATCGGCCACCGCGAGGGCGTCGGCGACCTGCTCGCCGAGGGTGCCGACCGCGTCGCCGAGGAGCTCGACGCCCACGAGAACTCGCTGGCCGTCAAGGGCCAGACGATCCCGGCGTACGACCCCCGCTGCATGAAGGGGATGGGCATCGGCTACGCCACCTCGAACCGCGGGGCCTGCCACCTGCGTGGCTACACGCCGGCGGCCGAGATCCTCGGCATCCCCGAGAAGGTCGATCCCTACGAGTGGGAGGGGAAAGGCGAGCTGACCGCCGCCTTCCAGGATCTGCACGCCATCAGCGACTCGTTCGACATCTGCAAGTTCAACGCCTTCGCCGAGGGCATCGAGGAGTACGTCACCCAGTACAACGGGATGACCGGCCTCGAGGTCACCGAGGACGAACTGCTGAAAGCCGGCGAACGGGTCTACAACTTAGAGCGCTACTACAACAACCTCGCCGGCTTCGACGGAAGCGACGACTCGCTGCCAGCGCGCTTCCTCGAGGGCGAGGACGGCATCCCCGGCCAGGGCGCCTCCGAGGGCGAGTACTGCGAACTCGAGGAGATGAAAGCCGAGTACTACGACCACCGCGGCTGGGTCGACGGCGTCGTCCCCGACGAGAAACTCGAGGAACTCGAGATCGAGATCGGCCCCGGCACCGGCGTCAGCGCCGAGGGCGGTGCGGCGGCACCCGGCGACGACTGATCGCCGGCCCGGTTCGGCTGCGACCGCTTTTCGATTATTCGTCCGAGGAGCCCACGCCAGCGAACCGCGAGGCCGCCCACCCGATCACGACGGCGATTCCGGCCGGCGCGGCGACGACGACCAGCAGGATGCCCCCGGCAGTGAGCCGTCCCGAGAGCCCGCCGTCGACGTCGACGACGGGGCTGAGCGCGATGATCGGCACCGAGAGGAGGACGGCTCCGAGCGCGTAGCCCCCGTAGGCGACGGCGTCGCCGATGCTCGGCTGGCGCACGAGGTGAACGGTGACGCCGATCCACGCCAGCAGGCCGAGCAACAGCCCCCACCCGCTCGCGGTGACGAACACCAGCACGAACACACTCACGAGCCCGACGATCAGGCCGGCGACGACGCCCACGACGACGGTGAGCGTGTTGTCGAGCAGGCCATCCGGGTCCAGCAACCCGCCGTCACGCTCGCCGGTCGTGGTGGGCTCCGTCCTCGTGACCCCCCGTTCGAACTCGTCGTCCCGCCGATCGAAGCCGTCGTCGACCTCGCCCCCCGCCGGCCCGTCGAAGTCGGCCCCACAGTGCATGCAGTACGTCGACGTCTGCCCGACGGGCCCGTCACAGTCCGGACAGCGTGGGTCGGCGGGATCGAGGCTCATCGACGGATTCGTTCGAGCCTGACTGTCATAAATCCCGATCCGTCTTCCCGGGATCAACGATCGGCCTCGAGTTTAAATACTGTGACGCGACCAACGCCGGTATGATCGACGACGCGATCCGCGTGCTGGCCGGCGACTGCACCGTCATCACCGACGGCACCGACCGCGAGGAGTACCGTGGCCGCGTGACGACAGTGGTCAAGCCCGACAACACCGTCCTCGTCCACGACGTCGACGGCTACCAGCCCGTCGCGTGGCTCACCCGGGCGGACACCGTCTCGAGCGACCCCGCGGACGGCTTCTCGCTGGTCGCGAAGAAAGGCGAGCAGTGTCTCCGGATCGCAGCCCACGACGAGGACGCCTTCGCTCACTACCCGGCGTCGGCGGCGGGAACGCCCGTCGGTGAGTGTCCCGACTGCGGCGGCGCGCTCGTTCGATCCGCCGACGTTCACTGCGTCGACTGTGGCAACCGGTACGCGATTCCGGCCGACGCGACGATCCTCGACACCCGGTGCTCGTGTGGGCTCCCGCGCATGCGCGTCGAACGCGGCCTCGCCTTCGACGTCTGTATCGATCGCGACTGCGAGTCGCTCGACGACGCCGTCCGCGAGGCGTTCGATCGCGAGTGGACCTGCCCGACCTGCGGTGGCGACCTCCTGATCCTCCGGCGGGGCGGCCTGATCGCCGGCTGTGAACACTACCCAGACTGTGAGACCGGCTTCGTGATCCCAAGCGGCGTCGTCGACGGCGAGTGTGGCTGTGGCCTGCCGACGTTCGAGACGGCGAGCGGACGGCGCTGTCTCGACGCCACGTGTGAACGGCTCCTCGAGTCCGACCCGACGGCACAGAGCCAGACGGGCCCCTGATCGTGAATCCACCGCTCGTTCGTGGCCAGCTGGCGTCGTCGAATCCACAGCCCCTTTGTCGTCGGCGGGGTAGCCACGGGTATGACTCTCGAGGGGCGGTTCGACGACGGCGTCGTCCGGATCGGCGGCGACGCCCGCCAGCGCTACCACGATGCGCGCGGCTACGGCTATCCACTCACGGGCAACGAGATCGCGGTCGCCCCCGTCGAGGCGGCTCACCTGCTGTACCGGGGCGACCTCGAGGCGGTCGTCGACGGCGACGAGCGGCTTGGCTTCCGGGAGTTCGCCGCACGCGAACCCGGCCCGGACTTTGGCGTCGAGTTCCTCGTCTACGCCGACCTGCGCTCGCGCGGCTTCTATCTCACGCCCGCCGCCGAACCGTGGCTCGCCGAGCCGCCCGCGGCCGACTTCGCGGTCTTTCCCCGCGGGAAGGGGCCGGGAGACGGCGAGGTGGCGTACGCCATGCGGGTGATCGGCGAACGGACCGACGTCCCCGCGAGCGAACTCGAGCCGGGCGTCCTCGCGGTCGTCGACGAGGAAAGCGAGATCACGTACTTCGAGATCGGCCAGCCGGAGATCTCCGGGACCTCGAGTGCCGACCTGCCGTCGGCGGTCGACGCCGACCTGCTGGCCGACCGCGTCGTCGTCTGGGAGCCGCCGGCCGACCTCTACGAGCGGGCGTTCTACGGCCAGCCCCTCGAGGGACGGGAGTACGACCGGCCCACCTTGCAGTGTTCGCTGCTCGAGGCGGCCCACCTTGCTGAGGCGGGGGCGATCGACCTCGATCCCGAGACCGTGCTCGAGCGCGGGCGCGAGGTGGAGGGCGACCGGTTCGACCGACGATTGGGCGTCTATACGACCCTGCGCGAGCGCGGCGTCGTCCCCAAGACCGGCTACAAGTTCGGCGCCGACTTCCGGACGTACGCCGACGTCGCGTCGGTCGACGACCTCGGTCACTCCGAACTGCTGATCAGGGTGCTGCCCGCCGAACACGTCTTCGAGCCACGGGACCTCGCCCTCGACGTTCGGCTGGCTCACGGCGTCCGCAAGACGATGGTCTTCGCGCTGGTGGGCGAGGAGGGGATCGAGTGGCGATCGCTCGAGCGACTGACGCCCTGACTCTCGCCATCGGCACGAGGTTTCTTGACCCGCGCGGCCGTACGTCGTCACATGGAAGAGGTGTCACTCGGCGTCCCGAGACCGTTGCTCGAGCGGCTGCCCGACGGCGACGAGGACGCGGCGGCGGACATGCAACAGGCGGTCGCGGGCTGGGAACGGCGACTCAACCGCGCGATCGAACAGGCAGAAGACGACCGCGAGGCTGCGGGATACGTACTCGAGGCGATCGACCGCTTCGAAGCGCGCTTCGAGACGTACGACGAGCTCGTCCCCGAGCTCCGGGCGTGGGGACAGTCGCCGATCTACGCCATCGCCTGGCGAACGCTCTACGCCGACGTTATCAGTCAGCTCTACGAACACGAGGAGCTCGGGGAACACCTCGACCGCGAGCGGAACGCCCGGCTGGTCGAGGACGGCATCCGGCTGCGGGATCTGTAGGCTGGCTGAGGGTGGGCCGTCCGATCCACAATGATTTTACCCACTGGTTCGATACAGTCTTTCGTGGCGACGAACGACGAGCGCGACGCCTCCAGGGCGGGCGTCGACTGGATGACCCGAACGCGGCGTCGCGTCCTCCCGACCGTCCACCGGATCAAAGAACCGTTCGGTGGCTTCGCACAGTGTACGATGCACCCGTCCGAGTACGTCGGAACCGTCGAGCGCGAGCTTCGATCGTTTCGGCCCGACCTCGAGGCCATGTCCTTCGCTCCCGAGCCGATCGCCTCGCTAAAGGTTCACGAGGACGGCCGGAAGTCGGCCGGCAGCTGGGTCCGACGGAACTCTCCGCTCGACGACTGGCAGCTACACGTCACGTTGTTTCAGGACGGTCGAGACGCGGTCGAGGTGTTCGCTCACCGGGAATACTCTTGGCTCCGTCACCCCTACAAGCACTACACGGCCGAAGGCTGGGACACGACGGGCGGCGTAAAGCGGATGCGGTCGTTGCTCTCGGACCACGGCGTCTCCTTCCGGATCGACTGATCGACGGAGACGGAAATCTATTACTCTCGTTTCAGCAATAGCACGGTCATGTCTCGAGTCGAGACGGTCACCGCGTTTACGGACCTCTACCTGCCGACGGTCAACGGCGTCACGTACACCGTCAGTCTCTGGCGCGAGCGCTGGTCGTGCCGCTGGGGGACGATGCCGGTGGTCTATCCGCGGATGGACGGGCACCAGCCAGCCGCCGACGAGTACCCCGTCCGGAGCGTTCCCGCGCCGTTGTACTCGCGGTATCGTCTCGGGCTCCCGACGATCCCGGACGACCTCGAGACGCCGGACCTCGTCCACGTCCACACGCCGTTTACCGTCGGCTACGCGGGGATTCGCTTCGCCAGAAAGCGCGAGATCCCCGTCGTCGCCTCTTACCACACGCTGCTCGACGACCGGGCAGACCAGCACGTCCCGGAGAGTCTCGTCGAGGGCCTCGAGTACACCTGTCGCGCCTACGAACGCTCGTTCTTCGAGCGCGTCGACCACGTCACTGCGCCGACGTCGTTCGCTCGGCGCCACCTCTTAGAGCGCATCGGCGCGGACGTCGACGTCACGGTCGTCTCGAACGGCATCGACGTCGACTTCTTCCGGCCCGTCGATCCGACGACCTTTCGTCGCCTCTACGATCTTCCGTCGGAGCGACCCGTCCTCGGCTACACCGGTCGTCACGGCCCCGAGAAGAACATTTCGGAGGCGATCGACGCCGTCGCCGACCTCGACGTCACGCTCGTCATCGGCGGTGACGGCCCTGTTCGTGACGAGCTCGAGGATCATGCCCGCGAATCCAGTGCGGACGTACGGTTTCTGGGTTTTCTCGAGCGTGAGGACCTCCCCGCCTTCTATTCGGTGCTCGACGCCTTCGTCTTCCCCAGCCCGGTCGAGACCCAGGGACTCGTCGCGCTCGAGGCGACCGCCTGTGGCACGCCCGTCGTTGCCGTCGACGAGGGCGCGCTCACCGACTCCGTCATCGAGGGCGAGACCGGCTACCGGTACGAGGCCGGCGACATCGGGGGCTTTCAGTACGCGATCTGGCGGACGCTCGAGGAGAACGATCGGCTCTCGGACCTCTGTCAGCGCCGACGCGAGATGCTCTCGGTCGACCACTCCCTCGAGCAGCTCGCGCGGATTTACGATCGGCTCGAGCCGTGACTCGTCGAGGATCGGACGTTCAACCGGGGCCACATATAATGCGACCCCAGTGTCAGCCCGAGGGTTCAAATCCTCTCGATTGATAGGTAGTCCCATGGAGTACGCCGTCTCCCTCGAGGGAACGACGCTGGTGACGCTACACGAAGGAACTGACACGACCGCTCGCGACGAGGCCGTCTCCCAGCTCACGGCGAGCCTCGAGGAACTCGAGACCGACGACACGATCACCGACTGGACGGTCACCGATGCCGAGGTGTACGAGCATCCGACGGCCCCGTTCGATCCGTACACGATCACGGTCGCGTTTGCAGTGACCGTCGCCGCCGAGGCCGACGACCCTGGATCGGCGAAAGCACGCGGTCAGCAGGCGATCGACGACGCGCTCGAGTCGGCGGGACTCGACGCCGTCTCCTACACCTCAGCACCGTCGGCGGCGTAGACGAGCGTCGAGACTTATAGGCTCCCGCGACGAGTGTGTAGCTATGGAACTCGACCTGCGATTTTTCGCGACCTTTCGGGAAGCCGTCGGCCAGAAAGAACTCAGCCGCGACGTCGACGACGACGCCACCGTGGGCGACGTCCTCGCGGCGCTCGAGACGGAGTACGACGGACTCGAGGGGCGACTGCTCGATGACGGCTCGATCGCGCCACAGTTGAGCGTGTTGAAAAACGGCCGCGACGTGGTCCACATGGACGACGCCGAGACGGAACTCGAGGAGGGAGATTTGCTCTCGGTGTTTCCGCCGGTGGCGGGCGGCACCAGCTGACCGACGCTCGCCGACCGCGCCTTTTTGCTGTCGGCCCACGACTCTCGAGCCATGACGACGCGCGTCGAACGCTCCTTTCGTGGCATCTCCGAGCGGCTGGCGATTCGGTACCTGCAGAAGCTCGGCGGCGAACAGGTCGCCGACGACGCCGTCGAGGGTGACGGCTGGTCGGCCCGGCTCTCCGCCGAGACCGTTTCCATCGGTCCCTCGCTCACGCTAACCGAGGTGACGGTCGTCTTCGAGGGCGAGGAGGAGCGACTCGAGTCGCTGGTCGAACGGTTCGCCACGAAGGCGATGCGTGCGGGGGGCTGATGGCGGGCGAGCCGATCGACGGGCAGGTGCTGTTGCTCACCGCTGCGAAAGCCAGTGTCCCGCCGGCTCGTCTCCCCGATCTGGTCGAGCTCGCGCAGGTCGACCTCGAGTCGCGACTCGAGACGTATCGCCGTGGCTACGAGTGTGCCTACGAGGACGACGACCGATGTGCCTTCTTCGTCGAGTGGGGCCACTGGGAGGAAATCGGTGATCGGCTGGGCTTTACCGACCGCGAGCGGTCGGCGGTGCGCCGGGCCCACGAGGAACAACTGCTGCGCATCGGCCGCCGCGAAGATCGACTCGAGGAGTTCGAGTCGGCGCTCGAGATTCGCGACCCCGTGTTCGTGGGGATCGACGACGGCTGAGACGAATTGCCGTATCGAGTTACTCGATGGCTGCGCGGACGAAGTCGACTGCGTCCTGGTACCCATCCGGATCGAATGCCTTGATCGCGTCGTCCATACCGGCGTCGGTCGCCAGTCGATTGATCTGCATCGCGTTCGTGACGTTCGGCGAGACCGTCGCACACCGCACCCCCTGTTCGTAGAGGTCGCCCATCAACTCGGCCCAGACCTCGTTCACGTCGGCGGGCCACGCGCCGCCGGCGTTTCGGTTGTCGACGAAGACGGCGGCCGTCTCGTCGTGTTCCAGCAGTCGTCTGAGCTCCGCTACGATCGATTCGGCCTCCGCTACCGAGATGATGAAGTCGTCGTTCCGCCAGAGAACGAGCCCGCCGTCTTTGACGATATGTGTGGTGTCTGGTACCATGGTCGAGTGGCTGGAATTTGCCCGTCCACACAAAAACAGTTTCGCCCGACAGTTCGCGCTGGTGGACCGTGAGGCGGAGCACGGTGACGTCGACTCGGTCTCATACCGATGGTTGTAGTCTCTTACCGACGATCGTCGCCCCACCGGGACGACGATCACCGGTAAACAGTTACAACCGTCAGTATCAACCGGTCGTCGGCAGCGAGACGAAACTCGAGGGCTCGACCACGCTCCCACAGACCGGGCAGCCGTGCTCGAGGATCGCCTCCCGCATCGGTTCGTTGACCTCGATCGCCTGGCCACAGTCCGGACAGGTAAACTCGTATTTGCTCATGATAGATTCGTGTTCGTCAGGTCGTGTCTTAGGTATCGGTCCACTATATACAGGGTGTCTCGGCGATCACGAGTCGATCACCGCCCCGAGCAGTTTTCGCTGGGCTGCCGAGAGGTGCTCGGTGAACGTGGAGGTCGTGATGTCGAGTGCCGTTGCGACTTCGCCTGCGTTCGCCCCCTTCGGGTGATCGAAGTAGCCCATCCGGTGGGCCGTCTCCAGCACTTCACGCTGGCGGTCGGTCAACGCGCTTCGGTCGACGAAGACGAGGCTGTCCGCTGCGTATTCCTCGCGCGAGCGGAGCAACCGTTGCACGTCGAGTCCCGAATAGCGGTCGCGCAACTCTCCGATGATGGTCTGTAACGTCGCCATCTCCGGGGCGTGAAACGTGAGATACAGCCCACCGTCGCGCGCCCGAACGTCGGTGACCGGACAGTCGAACGCCTCGATGCACTCACATGGGCAGCCAACGCCCAGTTCGCGCTCGAACCGGTACGCCGAACTCGAGCCGTAGCGAAACACCTCCGTCAACCCCTCGTCGACGTCGACGTCGGTGAGTTCCTCCGCTGACGCTCCGATGAACTCCTCCGTCACCGTCCGCTCATCCGCTGGCGAGACGCTCTTGCTGACCGAGTGGCTCGCCATCTCCGCCTCCGCCGAGAACTGCGCGACAGGGCAGACGCTCGCGGCGTCGATTCGCACCTCCGCTCGGATTCCCGTCGCCATCGGTGCCTAGCCGTTACGTTTCGTCCGCTAAAGACGTCCCCCTCTATATGATGGGGGATGAAGGTGGGGCGTCCGTGACGAGGTCGGCCGACGCTCGTCCCGTACCCGCACTCGTCCCGGGCGCTCGAGTCGCACCTCCCGGGGCGTGGATTTCGACGCTACATATAATGCCCCCTCTATTTTGAGGGATTCATTTGGTGGCCATCCAGCGGCAACCAGTATCCGTCAACGTATGTCCGCCACGAACCAGGATCTGAATCAACGGCCGTCGAAGCGACGTGGGCTGGTGTCCCGGGACGCACCCGATGCCGAGTCCGTCCTCGAGGCCCTCGCCGACGACGCCTCTCGCGACATTCTCGAGGCGACGACGGAGGACTCCCTGAGCGCCACCGAAATCTCCACGCGCTGTGATATCCCTCTCTCGACTACCTACCGAAAACTCGAGCGACTGACCGACGCCCAGCTCGTCGAAGAACGGATTCGGATCAGCGCCGACGGCCAGCACGCCGCCGTCTACCAGAAGTGTTTCGAGGACGTCTCCGTGACCGTCACGACGGAGGGTGAGCCCGAAGTCGAGGTCACTCGGTCGCATCCGACGTCGACCCCCTGACCGTCTGCGCTGTTGCCGTCCTGTCCGTGGCGTGGGCCGTCACCGGTTCGACTCGAGAAACCCGACTAACGCGTCGGTCACCCGATCCGGTCTGTCGACCTGCACCCAGTGGCTCGCGTCCGGCACTCGTTCGATCCGGACGGTTTCGACGTAGCGCTCGAGTCCCTCCACCTGTTCGATCGAGAGCGCGACGTCCCGTTCGCCCCACACCACTAGCGTCGGCGGTTCGATCGGGGTGACGGGATCGGTGATGGCGGGCCCGACGACCGGAACCCGCGCGAGCAGCTCGCCCGGCATCGAGTCTCTGAACAGCGCCCGGTAGTAGTTGATCGCCGACTCGAGCGCCCCCGGCCGGCGGAACGCGGCCTTGTAGCGTTCGATTTCCGCCGGCGTGAACGCGTTCGGCTCGACGGCTCCCTCGCCGAACAGCGTCTCGAACGCCGCGAAGTCACGACTCGCGAACAGCCGCTCGGGCAGCCACGGAATCTGGAACGCGAGGACGTACCACGAGCGCCGGGCCTGCTCGAGGGAGCATTCGCGGACGTACTTGGCCGGGTGTGGCGCGTTCATGACCGTGAGCGACGTCACCCGCTCGGGGTGCGCCCCGGCGAGTTCCCAGGCCACGACGCCGCCCCAGTCGTGGCCGACGACGTGGGCCTGATCGGCCCCGAACGCGTCGAGCAGGCCGACGACGTCCCCGACCAGCGCCGGGAGGCGGTAAGCGGCGACGCCGTGGGGTTTCTCCGAGCGGTTGTAGCCGCGCATGTCGGGGGCGACGACGCGGTAGCCGGCGTCGACCAGGGCGGGGATCTGGTGACGCCAGGAGTACCAGTACTCGGGAAAGCCGTGTAAGAGGACGACGAGGTCGCCGGCTTCGGGACCGGCGACGACGCAGTGGAGTCGAATTCCGTTGGCGACGACGTCGCGGTGGCTCACGAGCTCGCCGGCTCGAGTGCTCACCGCCAACCACCGCCGGGGGTCGTTCGTTCGGGGTCGTCCATACGGGTCGTCTTCGTGGTCCGGACGCGAAATACCTATGCCGGGCCGACCGAAAGTCGCCGTCGAACCGTGTTCCCCGGTCGTGCTCGTCTCGTGAGGTCTCCATCGGCAACCGGCTCGAGGGTCGAACCGTGACGGTTCCGCTCGAGTACCTCGTCGTCGTCTTCCTCGCCGGCCTGGTGACGGCGCTCTCGACCGGACTCGGGGCGCTGCCGTTCTTCCTGACCGACGAGGTGAGCGACCGCTGGCTCGTCGGGCTCTGGGGGCTGGCCGCCGGCATCATCCTCTCGGCGTCGCTGTTCGGGCTGCTCCCCGAGGCGCTCGAGGCGGGTTCGCCGATCCACGTCGTCGCGGGGCTGCTCGTCGGCGTCGGCCTCGTGGTCGTCGCCGACCGCGTCGTCGGTGCTCACGACTTCGAGCCGCGGACGCTCGCGCGGGCGGACTTCGATAAACTCGTCCTGATCGTCGGCGTGCTCACGATCCACAGCGTCCCGGAAGGCGTCGCCGTCGGCGTCGCGTTCGCCGAGCTCGGCCTCGAGGGCGACCTCGTGCTCGCGGGCATCGCGGTGCCCGCACTCGCCGTCTTCGTCTCGCTCGCCGTC
This portion of the Natronobeatus ordinarius genome encodes:
- a CDS encoding ZIP family metal transporter; protein product: MTVPLEYLVVVFLAGLVTALSTGLGALPFFLTDEVSDRWLVGLWGLAAGIILSASLFGLLPEALEAGSPIHVVAGLLVGVGLVVVADRVVGAHDFEPRTLARADFDKLVLIVGVLTIHSVPEGVAVGVAFAELGLEGDLVLAGIAVPALAVFVSLAVAIVNVPEGLAIAIPMRTYGIGRWQTVGWAVFSGLPQPIGAVLAYYFVTVASGVLPFGFGLAAGAMIYLVARDMLPEAAARGRHLPGRGRRELLVGFVVGLGSMLPLLVVFG